Proteins found in one Pectobacterium atrosepticum genomic segment:
- a CDS encoding YecA family protein, whose amino-acid sequence MSIENTFPAYEGLNQLLHQQQVALTAAEMHGLISGMLCGGNHDDSWRTLVFELTNEGMAFTQTLSQPLQDLYQATREALEDDGFMFQLFLPDDSLDEVSVFDRADALAGWVNHFLLGLGVIQPKLNKVKGELKEAIEDLRNIAQLGYDEDEDQEELEQSMEEVIEYVRVSAILCHTEFTNQRVVTAPELQKPTLH is encoded by the coding sequence ATGTCTATAGAGAATACGTTTCCTGCCTATGAAGGCCTTAACCAACTGCTTCACCAACAGCAAGTCGCGCTGACCGCAGCAGAAATGCACGGCTTGATCAGCGGTATGCTGTGTGGTGGAAACCATGACGACAGTTGGAGAACGCTGGTTTTTGAACTGACCAATGAAGGTATGGCGTTTACTCAAACGCTGTCTCAGCCGCTTCAGGACCTGTATCAAGCCACGCGAGAAGCACTGGAAGATGATGGCTTCATGTTTCAGCTTTTCCTGCCAGATGATTCACTGGACGAGGTGAGCGTCTTCGATCGCGCCGATGCGCTGGCAGGCTGGGTTAACCACTTTCTGCTTGGCCTGGGCGTCATTCAGCCGAAGTTGAATAAGGTTAAAGGCGAGCTGAAAGAAGCTATTGAAGATTTACGCAACATCGCACAGCTTGGCTATGACGAAGATGAAGATCAGGAAGAGCTGGAGCAATCAATGGAAGAAGTAATTGAGTATGTTCGCGTTTCTGCCATTTTGTGCCATACCGAATTTACCAACCAACGCGTTGTGACGGCACCCGAACTGCAAAAGCCAACGCTGCATTGA
- a CDS encoding 5-formyltetrahydrofolate cyclo-ligase, translating into MSSSDTSILPSTSPSSTAASRQQIRQAVRQQRRLLTPEQQRLFALQACERVMAHPKIIRADSVAVFLSFDGELDTHPLIQQLWQQGKRVYLPVLHPFRAGYLLFLRYALDTELVRNRLKIMEPRLDVRQVLPLPQLDILLTPLVAFDHQGQRLGMGGGFYDRTLQYRNQMSRGPYPIGLAHDCQQVDALPVESWDIPLPEIITPSRHWQWNTR; encoded by the coding sequence ATGTCATCTTCTGATACGTCAATTCTTCCCAGCACTTCACCATCCTCTACGGCAGCATCACGTCAGCAGATTCGTCAGGCTGTGCGCCAGCAGCGGCGTTTACTGACGCCGGAACAGCAGAGATTATTTGCACTACAGGCGTGTGAACGCGTCATGGCACACCCAAAAATCATACGGGCAGATAGCGTGGCAGTATTCCTGTCGTTTGATGGCGAGCTGGATACGCACCCGTTGATTCAACAGCTGTGGCAGCAGGGAAAGCGCGTTTACTTGCCAGTCCTGCATCCGTTTCGCGCTGGATATCTGCTGTTTCTGCGCTATGCGCTGGACACCGAGCTGGTGCGCAATCGTCTGAAGATTATGGAACCGCGTCTGGATGTACGTCAGGTTTTGCCGTTACCTCAGTTGGATATTCTTCTGACGCCGCTGGTGGCGTTTGATCATCAGGGGCAGCGCTTGGGCATGGGCGGTGGTTTTTACGACCGTACGCTGCAGTATCGCAACCAGATGTCTCGCGGGCCTTACCCAATTGGACTGGCCCACGATTGTCAGCAGGTTGACGCACTACCAGTCGAAAGTTGGGACATTCCGTTGCCGGAAATTATTACCCCCTCCCGTCATTGGCAGTGGAACACGCGCTAG
- a CDS encoding FAD-dependent 2-octaprenylphenol hydroxylase gives MQSFDVVIAGGGMVGLALACGLQGSGLRIAVLEKQAAEIQPLGKDHALRVSAINAASECLLRHIGVWENLVAQRVSPYNDMQVWDKDSFGKISFSGEEFGFSHLGHIIENPVIQQVLWQRASQLSDITLLSPTSLKQVAWGENEAFITLQDDSMLTARLVVGADGAHSWLRQHADIPLTFWDYGHHALVANIRTEHPHQSVARQAFHGDGILAFLPLDDPHLCSIVWSLSPEQALAMQSLPVEEFNRQVAMAFDMRLGLCELESERQTFPLMGRYARSFAAHRLVLVGDAAHTIHPLAGQGVNLGFMDVAELIAELKRLQTQGKDIGQHLYLRRYERRRKHSAAVMLASMQGFRELFDGDNPAKKLLRDVGLVLADKLPGIKPTLVRQAMGLHDLPDWLSAGK, from the coding sequence ATGCAATCATTCGACGTGGTTATTGCCGGTGGCGGTATGGTCGGTCTGGCGCTCGCCTGCGGCCTACAGGGTAGCGGCCTGCGCATCGCCGTGCTGGAAAAACAGGCAGCCGAGATTCAGCCTCTCGGGAAAGATCATGCGCTGCGCGTCTCTGCTATCAATGCCGCCAGCGAATGTCTTCTTCGTCATATTGGCGTCTGGGAGAATCTCGTGGCGCAGCGCGTCAGCCCTTACAACGATATGCAAGTCTGGGACAAAGACAGCTTCGGAAAAATCAGCTTTAGCGGTGAAGAATTCGGCTTTTCCCATCTTGGGCATATCATTGAAAACCCAGTGATTCAACAAGTACTGTGGCAACGCGCCTCCCAACTAAGCGACATCACCCTGCTCTCCCCTACGTCATTAAAACAGGTCGCCTGGGGTGAGAACGAAGCCTTTATTACGCTGCAGGACGACAGCATGCTGACTGCCCGACTGGTGGTCGGCGCTGACGGTGCACATTCATGGCTGCGTCAGCATGCGGATATTCCGCTGACCTTTTGGGATTACGGCCACCACGCGCTAGTCGCCAATATTCGTACCGAACACCCACATCAGTCCGTAGCACGTCAGGCATTCCATGGCGACGGTATTCTGGCGTTTCTGCCGCTGGACGATCCGCACCTCTGTTCGATTGTCTGGTCACTTTCGCCGGAGCAGGCACTGGCGATGCAAAGCTTGCCAGTGGAGGAATTCAACCGTCAGGTTGCGATGGCGTTTGATATGCGGTTGGGGCTGTGTGAACTGGAAAGCGAGCGTCAGACTTTCCCGCTGATGGGACGTTATGCACGCAGCTTCGCCGCGCACCGGCTGGTGCTGGTCGGCGACGCAGCACACACCATCCACCCGCTGGCAGGACAAGGCGTCAATCTGGGCTTCATGGATGTCGCCGAACTGATTGCCGAGCTGAAGCGCTTGCAGACGCAGGGTAAAGATATCGGCCAGCACCTTTATCTGCGACGCTATGAACGCCGCCGCAAGCACAGCGCCGCCGTGATGCTTGCCAGCATGCAGGGATTCCGTGAACTGTTTGACGGCGACAATCCGGCGAAAAAGCTGCTGCGTGATGTCGGTCTGGTACTGGCGGACAAACTACCCGGAATTAAACCCACACTGGTCCGTCAGGCAATGGGATTACACGATCTGCCAGACTGGCTTAGTGCTGGTAAGTAA
- the zapA gene encoding cell division protein ZapA, with amino-acid sequence MSAQPVDIQIFGRSLRVNCPPEQQEALNQAAEDLNQRLQDLKVRTRVTNTEQLVFIAALNVCHELAQERGKTRDYASNMEQRIRMLQQTIEQALLEQGKITDRQGTQFE; translated from the coding sequence ATGTCTGCACAACCAGTAGATATTCAAATTTTTGGCCGTTCGTTAAGAGTGAATTGTCCGCCAGAACAACAGGAAGCGTTGAATCAGGCAGCGGAAGATCTTAACCAGCGGTTGCAAGATCTTAAAGTTCGCACTAGAGTCACAAACACTGAGCAACTGGTGTTTATTGCTGCGCTAAATGTGTGCCATGAACTGGCGCAGGAGCGGGGTAAGACGCGTGATTATGCATCGAATATGGAACAGCGTATTCGTATGTTGCAGCAGACCATCGAGCAGGCGTTGCTGGAACAGGGCAAGATCACGGACCGTCAGGGTACACAATTTGAATAA
- the radA gene encoding DNA repair protein RadA, with product MAKAIKRAFVCNECGADYPRWQGQCSACHAWNTITEVRLASASVSRSDRLTGYAGESAGVSRVQKLSEISLEALPRFSTGFLEFDRVLGGGVVPGSAILIGGSPGAGKSTLLLQTLCKLSEHMKTLYVTGEESLQQVAMRAHRLNLPTQNLNMLSETSIEQICLIAEQEQPKLMVIDSIQVMHLTDIQSSPGSVAQVRETAAYLTRFAKTRGVAIVMVGHVTKDGSLAGPKVLEHCIDCSVLLDGDADSRFRTLRSHKNRFGAVNELGVFAMTEQGLREISNPSAIFLSRGDEVTSGSSVMVVWEGTRPLLVEIQALVDQSMMANPRRVAVGLEQNRLAILLAVLHRHGGLQMSDQDVFVNVVGGVKVTETSADLALLLSLVSSFRDRPLPQDLVIFGEVGLAGEIRPVPSGQERITEAAKHGFKRAIIPHANMPKKAPASMQVFGVKKLADALAILDDL from the coding sequence GTGGCAAAAGCCATCAAACGGGCGTTTGTATGTAATGAATGCGGAGCTGACTATCCGCGCTGGCAAGGGCAGTGTAGTGCTTGCCACGCCTGGAACACCATTACCGAAGTTCGCCTGGCGTCGGCGTCCGTATCACGATCTGACCGTCTCACTGGTTATGCGGGTGAGAGCGCAGGTGTCAGCCGGGTGCAAAAGCTCTCAGAAATCAGCCTTGAAGCGTTACCTCGCTTTTCCACTGGCTTTCTGGAGTTTGATCGCGTTCTGGGCGGCGGCGTCGTTCCAGGCAGCGCCATTCTAATCGGCGGTAGCCCCGGCGCGGGTAAGAGTACGCTGTTACTGCAAACGCTCTGCAAGCTGTCAGAACATATGAAAACCCTGTACGTCACTGGGGAAGAATCATTGCAGCAGGTGGCGATGCGAGCGCACCGCCTCAATCTACCAACTCAGAATCTCAACATGCTGTCGGAAACCAGCATCGAACAGATTTGCCTGATTGCCGAGCAAGAACAGCCGAAGTTGATGGTGATAGACTCCATTCAGGTCATGCATCTCACCGACATTCAATCGTCTCCCGGCAGCGTGGCGCAAGTGCGAGAAACCGCCGCCTACCTGACGCGCTTCGCTAAAACGCGCGGCGTCGCCATTGTGATGGTCGGCCACGTCACCAAAGACGGCTCACTCGCCGGGCCGAAAGTATTGGAACACTGTATCGACTGTTCCGTACTGCTGGACGGCGATGCAGACTCGCGCTTTCGCACGCTGCGCAGCCATAAAAACCGTTTCGGTGCCGTTAACGAGCTAGGCGTGTTCGCCATGACGGAACAAGGGCTGCGTGAGATCAGCAATCCGTCAGCCATTTTCCTCAGCCGTGGTGACGAAGTGACGTCTGGCAGTTCAGTCATGGTGGTATGGGAAGGTACGCGTCCGCTGCTGGTCGAGATTCAGGCGCTGGTAGATCAATCGATGATGGCCAACCCGCGTCGCGTTGCGGTCGGGCTGGAGCAAAACCGATTAGCGATTCTGCTGGCGGTACTGCATCGCCACGGTGGCTTACAAATGTCGGATCAGGATGTGTTCGTGAATGTCGTCGGCGGCGTCAAAGTGACCGAAACCAGCGCCGATCTTGCGCTTCTGCTATCGCTGGTTTCCAGCTTCCGCGATCGCCCGCTGCCACAGGATCTGGTCATCTTCGGTGAAGTCGGTCTGGCAGGCGAAATTCGTCCGGTTCCCAGCGGCCAAGAACGGATTACCGAAGCCGCCAAGCACGGCTTCAAACGCGCCATCATTCCTCATGCCAATATGCCGAAGAAAGCTCCAGCCAGTATGCAGGTATTCGGCGTGAAAAAACTGGCCGACGCGCTGGCGATCCTCGACGACCTCTAA
- a CDS encoding Hcp family type VI secretion system effector — MANSIFMKITGKIQGLISEGCLSIDSVGNKHISGHEDEIFVYATNYDLSRDRHVNHHPFSVTKAVDKSTPLVLTSIANNELLEVELRYYRTSASGTQENYMTITLRDASIVNLSNQNPNSLTHNDMQPFETLSLRYESITCQHNIAGTSGYSILTENMY, encoded by the coding sequence ATGGCTAATTCTATTTTCATGAAGATAACGGGTAAAATTCAGGGATTAATTTCTGAAGGATGTTTAAGTATCGACTCGGTAGGAAATAAACATATTTCTGGTCACGAAGATGAAATTTTTGTTTATGCGACAAATTACGATCTATCAAGAGATCGACACGTCAATCATCACCCCTTTTCCGTGACCAAAGCCGTTGATAAATCCACACCGCTAGTCCTAACCAGCATCGCCAATAATGAACTATTAGAAGTTGAGTTGAGATATTACCGCACTTCCGCCAGCGGGACACAAGAGAACTACATGACAATAACATTGAGGGATGCCTCTATTGTCAATCTCTCTAATCAAAATCCTAATTCATTGACGCATAACGATATGCAACCGTTTGAAACCCTAAGCCTGCGTTATGAAAGCATTACCTGCCAACACAATATTGCAGGTACATCGGGGTACAGCATATTAACTGAAAATATGTACTGA
- a CDS encoding YtjB family periplasmic protein, producing MVRARVKFRLHRTAIALICLALLVILMQGASYFSLSHQMARSEQVEDLARTLSRQVAYSLSPLMGNVDDNGQKITTILKQLTDNSRILDAGVYQQDGSLVAHIGEQVQLRDRLALDGNRVGSYFNHQLVQPIEGKEGPIGFLRITLDTHVLATEARQVDNTTNILRLMILLSLAIGIILTRTLLQNRRTRWQQSPYLLTASTPVKEEDETESETQSDGSVVVKKDGEEKSL from the coding sequence ATGGTTCGCGCCCGGGTAAAATTTCGTCTACACCGCACGGCGATTGCGTTGATCTGTCTCGCCCTGCTGGTGATATTAATGCAAGGCGCGTCCTATTTCAGTCTGAGCCACCAGATGGCACGTTCTGAGCAGGTTGAAGATCTGGCACGCACGCTGTCCAGACAAGTGGCTTATAGTCTTTCGCCGCTGATGGGTAACGTGGATGATAACGGCCAAAAGATTACTACCATCCTCAAACAGCTTACCGATAACAGCCGTATTCTGGATGCTGGCGTGTACCAGCAGGATGGTTCGCTGGTGGCGCATATCGGTGAACAGGTGCAACTGCGAGACCGGCTGGCGCTGGACGGCAATCGGGTTGGTAGCTACTTTAACCATCAACTGGTGCAGCCGATTGAGGGAAAAGAGGGGCCTATCGGCTTCCTGCGCATCACGCTGGATACCCATGTATTGGCGACTGAAGCCAGACAGGTGGATAACACCACCAATATTCTGCGTCTGATGATTTTACTTTCACTGGCTATCGGCATCATTCTGACCCGCACGCTGTTGCAGAATCGTCGTACCCGCTGGCAGCAGTCACCTTATCTTCTTACTGCCAGTACGCCAGTGAAAGAAGAAGATGAGACAGAGAGTGAAACGCAGTCTGATGGCAGCGTGGTAGTGAAAAAAGACGGGGAAGAGAAAAGCCTCTGA
- a CDS encoding phosphoserine phosphatase, which yields MSNSLTYRDLPNEINCWPGLPLSLSGDEVMPLDYRAGDTGWLIYSDVLDKNLISRYQRKLGSAMVIVSAWNVGDYQVVRLAGTLTPRATKLAHELGIDVAAMSNAPTLRSPGLLVMDMDSTAIQIECIDEIAKLAGSGELVAEVTERAMRGELDFAASLRQRVGTLKGADATILQTVRKTLPLMPGLNNMVSQLQEAGWHVAIASGGFTYFSDYLRDELGLVAAVANELGMQDGKLTGEVIGTIVDAKYKATTLQQLAEKLEIPMHQTVAIGDGANDLPMIKTASLGIAYHAKPKVNEQSAVTIRHADLTGVLCILSGSMRHEKR from the coding sequence ATGTCGAATAGTCTGACCTATCGTGATCTCCCGAATGAGATCAACTGTTGGCCGGGACTGCCATTATCACTGAGCGGTGACGAAGTGATGCCGCTTGACTACCGCGCTGGCGATACCGGCTGGCTGATTTATAGCGACGTCCTCGATAAAAACCTGATTTCTCGCTACCAGCGTAAACTGGGAAGCGCCATGGTTATCGTTAGCGCCTGGAACGTGGGCGATTATCAGGTTGTCCGTTTAGCGGGCACACTGACGCCACGTGCAACCAAGCTGGCTCACGAATTGGGTATCGATGTCGCTGCCATGAGCAACGCGCCAACGCTGCGTTCGCCGGGTTTACTGGTCATGGACATGGATTCCACTGCGATTCAGATCGAATGCATTGATGAAATCGCCAAGCTGGCAGGCAGTGGCGAACTGGTGGCCGAAGTCACTGAACGCGCGATGCGTGGCGAGCTGGATTTCGCCGCCAGCCTGCGTCAGCGGGTTGGGACATTAAAAGGTGCCGACGCCACTATTTTACAGACGGTACGCAAAACGCTGCCGCTGATGCCGGGCTTGAATAATATGGTTAGCCAGCTTCAGGAAGCGGGTTGGCACGTAGCGATTGCATCGGGCGGGTTTACCTACTTTTCCGATTATTTGCGTGACGAATTAGGTCTGGTCGCCGCCGTTGCCAACGAATTAGGTATGCAAGATGGCAAACTGACCGGTGAAGTCATCGGCACGATTGTCGATGCAAAATATAAAGCCACGACGCTGCAACAGTTAGCGGAAAAGCTGGAGATTCCAATGCACCAGACCGTTGCTATCGGCGACGGCGCAAACGATCTGCCGATGATCAAGACAGCCAGCTTAGGCATTGCCTATCACGCCAAACCCAAGGTCAATGAGCAGTCTGCGGTAACCATCCGTCATGCCGATCTGACCGGTGTGCTCTGCATCCTCAGCGGCAGCATGAGACACGAAAAGCGTTAA
- the nadR gene encoding multifunctional transcriptional regulator/nicotinamide-nucleotide adenylyltransferase/ribosylnicotinamide kinase NadR — translation MSSFDYLKSAIRQKGCTLQQVADATDMTKGYLSQLLNAKIKSPSAQKLEALHRFLELEFPRYEKNIGVVFGKFYPLHTGHIYLIQRACSQVDELHVILGYDEPRDRLLFENSSMSQQPTVSDRLRWLLQTFKYQKNIHIHAFNEQGMEPYPHGWDVWSKGIQAFMQEKSIAPNFVYTSEEQDALQYREHLGIEAVLIDPQRSFMNISGSQIRHDPFRYWDYIPTEVKPFFVRTVAILGGESSGKSTLVNKLANIFNTTSAWEYGRDYVFSHLGGDEMALQYSDYDKIALGQAQYIDFAVKYANKVAFIDTDFVTTQAFCKKYEGREHPFVQALVDEYRFDLVILLENNTPWVADGLRSLGSTTARSEFQDLLKTMLAKNNIPYVYIKEPDYDSRFLHCVELVQQMLGHDRSPEQIKN, via the coding sequence ATGTCATCATTTGATTACCTGAAATCCGCTATCCGCCAGAAGGGTTGCACCCTACAGCAGGTTGCCGACGCAACCGATATGACCAAAGGCTATCTCAGTCAATTACTTAATGCCAAAATCAAAAGCCCTAGCGCACAAAAACTTGAAGCGCTGCATCGGTTTCTTGAGCTGGAATTCCCACGCTACGAAAAGAATATTGGCGTCGTCTTCGGCAAGTTCTATCCGCTACACACCGGCCACATTTATCTGATTCAACGCGCATGCAGCCAGGTCGATGAACTGCATGTGATTTTAGGTTACGACGAGCCGCGCGACCGTCTGCTGTTTGAGAACAGCTCAATGTCACAGCAACCTACCGTCAGCGACCGTCTGCGCTGGCTGTTGCAGACCTTTAAATATCAGAAAAATATTCATATTCACGCCTTTAATGAGCAAGGGATGGAACCCTACCCGCACGGCTGGGATGTGTGGAGTAAAGGGATTCAGGCGTTCATGCAGGAAAAAAGCATCGCACCCAACTTCGTCTACACCAGCGAAGAACAGGATGCTCTGCAATATCGTGAGCATCTGGGCATTGAGGCCGTCTTGATCGACCCGCAGCGGTCCTTTATGAACATCAGCGGCTCCCAGATCCGCCACGATCCCTTCCGTTATTGGGACTATATCCCAACCGAAGTGAAGCCGTTCTTTGTGCGTACCGTTGCTATTCTTGGCGGGGAATCCAGTGGTAAATCCACGCTGGTAAACAAGCTGGCTAATATCTTCAACACCACCAGCGCCTGGGAATATGGTCGCGATTACGTGTTCTCCCATCTGGGTGGCGACGAGATGGCCTTGCAGTATTCCGACTACGACAAAATCGCGTTGGGTCAGGCACAGTACATTGATTTTGCGGTAAAATATGCCAATAAAGTGGCCTTTATCGACACCGATTTTGTCACCACTCAGGCGTTCTGCAAAAAATATGAAGGCCGTGAACATCCGTTCGTTCAGGCACTAGTCGACGAATACCGCTTCGATCTGGTGATTTTGCTGGAAAACAACACGCCGTGGGTAGCCGACGGGCTGCGCAGTTTAGGCAGTACCACCGCTCGTTCGGAATTCCAGGACCTGCTGAAAACGATGCTGGCTAAAAATAATATCCCATACGTGTACATCAAAGAACCGGATTACGATTCGCGTTTCCTGCACTGTGTGGAATTGGTACAGCAGATGTTGGGCCACGATCGGTCGCCCGAACAGATAAAAAACTAG
- a CDS encoding Xaa-Pro aminopeptidase: MNPQEFLRRRQGLLEKMAPGSAAIIFSAPEAQRNADSDYPYRQNSDFWYFTGFNEPEAVLLLVKSDVKHHHSVIFNRVRDLTAEIWFGRRLGQEAAPTKLGVDRALPFGEISTQLHLLLNGLDVVYHAQGQYDYADKLIFSALETLRNGTRQGLAAPTTLTDWRPWVHEMRLFKSPAEISIMRRACEITALAHTRAMQKCRPGMYEYQLEGEIHHEFTRHGARYPSYNTIVGSGDNACILHYTENETQMRDGDLVLIDAGCEYKSYAGDITRTFPVNGKFTAPQRAIYDIVLRSQLRALELFGPGRSIREVNEDVVRIMVSGLIKLGVMKGEVEELIAEQAHRQFFMHGLSHWLGLDVHDVGNYGSTDRGRPLEPGMVLTIEPGLYIAPDAKVPQQYRGIGVRIEDNIVITENGNENLTAGVIKDADAIEALMAQRHDTQH, encoded by the coding sequence ATGAATCCACAAGAATTTCTTCGTCGTCGTCAGGGTCTGTTGGAAAAAATGGCACCAGGCAGCGCAGCGATTATTTTTTCCGCGCCGGAAGCGCAGCGCAATGCCGACAGTGACTACCCTTATCGTCAAAATAGCGATTTCTGGTATTTCACGGGTTTCAACGAACCAGAAGCCGTTCTGCTGCTGGTAAAAAGCGATGTCAAACATCATCACAGCGTAATCTTCAACCGCGTTCGCGACCTGACGGCCGAAATCTGGTTTGGCCGTCGCTTGGGTCAGGAAGCGGCACCCACCAAACTCGGCGTTGACCGCGCACTGCCATTTGGCGAAATCAGCACACAGCTGCATCTGTTATTGAATGGGCTGGACGTGGTGTACCACGCGCAGGGGCAGTACGATTACGCCGACAAGCTGATTTTCTCCGCGCTGGAAACCCTGCGCAATGGCACCCGTCAGGGGCTTGCCGCGCCTACCACGCTGACCGACTGGCGTCCTTGGGTGCATGAAATGCGCCTGTTCAAATCGCCTGCGGAAATCAGCATAATGCGTCGCGCCTGTGAAATTACGGCGCTAGCTCATACACGAGCTATGCAAAAATGCCGCCCAGGCATGTATGAATATCAGCTCGAAGGCGAAATTCACCACGAATTTACCCGTCACGGCGCACGCTACCCGTCTTACAACACTATCGTCGGCAGCGGTGACAACGCCTGCATCCTGCATTACACCGAAAACGAAACACAAATGCGCGACGGCGATCTGGTGCTGATTGACGCTGGCTGTGAATACAAAAGCTATGCTGGCGATATCACCCGCACCTTCCCGGTCAACGGTAAGTTTACCGCGCCGCAGCGTGCTATTTACGACATCGTGCTGCGCTCACAGCTGCGCGCACTGGAGCTGTTTGGGCCGGGCCGCAGCATCCGCGAAGTCAACGAAGACGTGGTGCGCATCATGGTTAGCGGGCTCATCAAGCTCGGCGTGATGAAGGGTGAAGTCGAAGAACTGATTGCCGAACAGGCTCATCGTCAGTTCTTCATGCACGGCCTCAGCCACTGGCTGGGTCTGGACGTGCACGATGTGGGCAATTACGGATCCACCGATCGAGGCCGCCCGCTTGAGCCGGGTATGGTGCTAACCATCGAACCGGGTCTTTACATCGCACCCGATGCCAAAGTGCCACAACAGTATCGGGGTATCGGTGTGCGCATTGAAGACAACATCGTGATCACCGAAAACGGTAATGAAAACCTGACAGCGGGCGTAATCAAAGACGCTGATGCCATCGAAGCGCTGATGGCGCAACGGCATGACACGCAGCACTAA
- a CDS encoding 2-octaprenyl-6-methoxyphenyl hydroxylase — MAVMIVGGGMAGATLALAISRLSQGTIPVDLIEAYSPLDKEHPGFDARALALSDGTRQQLAALGIWQAMSGNATAITDIHVSERGHASVVNLHAADYHVQALGHVVELHDVGQRLFSLLQQAPGVRLHCPAKVVAVTRTQQNATLTLDNGTALTGQLLVAADGSHSMLSQSCGIHWQQHEYDQVAVIANVTTAEPHRGRAFERFTPHGPLALLPMSNGRSSLVWCHDKHRQHDVDGWSEAEFRQQLQLAFGWRLGQFTHIGERHSYPLRLLTASQHTSHRLALVGNAAQTLHPIAGQGFNLGIRDVMSLAETLVEAAKNQQDIGQYSVLSRYQQRREPDQHTTVAITDGLVRLFANRYTALAVGRNLGLIAMNNLPLMRDAFARRTLGWVER, encoded by the coding sequence ATGGCGGTCATGATTGTCGGTGGTGGAATGGCGGGCGCGACGCTGGCGCTGGCGATATCACGGCTCTCACAGGGCACAATACCGGTTGACCTTATCGAGGCATATTCACCACTCGACAAGGAACACCCGGGTTTTGACGCGCGTGCCCTCGCGCTGTCTGATGGCACACGCCAGCAGCTAGCGGCGCTGGGTATCTGGCAAGCGATGTCTGGCAATGCAACGGCGATAACCGACATTCACGTCAGCGAACGCGGGCATGCCAGCGTAGTGAATCTGCACGCGGCGGATTATCACGTTCAGGCATTGGGCCATGTGGTTGAACTGCACGACGTCGGTCAGCGTCTGTTTTCCCTGCTGCAACAGGCACCGGGCGTGCGTCTGCACTGCCCAGCCAAAGTGGTTGCCGTCACGCGGACGCAACAGAACGCCACGCTAACGTTGGATAATGGCACTGCGCTCACAGGCCAGCTACTGGTTGCCGCCGATGGGTCACATTCTATGCTGTCGCAATCCTGCGGGATTCACTGGCAACAGCATGAGTATGATCAGGTCGCGGTGATCGCCAACGTGACCACCGCCGAACCCCATCGCGGGCGCGCATTTGAGCGGTTTACCCCGCACGGTCCGCTGGCGCTGTTACCGATGAGTAACGGTCGCAGCTCACTCGTCTGGTGCCATGATAAACATCGTCAACACGACGTCGATGGATGGAGCGAAGCCGAGTTTCGCCAACAGCTACAGTTGGCTTTTGGCTGGCGTCTGGGGCAATTCACCCACATCGGCGAACGCCATAGCTATCCGCTACGCTTGCTAACCGCCAGCCAGCACACCAGCCATCGGCTAGCGCTGGTCGGCAACGCGGCACAAACGCTGCATCCGATTGCCGGACAAGGCTTTAATCTGGGAATTCGCGATGTCATGTCGCTGGCAGAAACACTCGTCGAGGCGGCGAAAAACCAGCAGGATATCGGCCAGTACAGTGTGCTCAGCCGCTATCAACAACGCCGCGAACCCGATCAACACACCACCGTCGCGATCACCGATGGGCTGGTCAGGCTATTTGCTAACCGCTATACCGCGCTGGCGGTCGGCCGCAATCTGGGCCTGATCGCCATGAATAACTTGCCGCTGATGCGCGATGCGTTTGCCCGTCGCACACTCGGCTGGGTAGAACGTTAA